The following coding sequences are from one uncultured Desulfobacter sp. window:
- a CDS encoding phospholipase D-like domain-containing protein, with protein sequence MPISCLVKKFRLALFDAAKRGVRVILLLQERIEHPLFNYAAKALYCSFLEAGVQIYEYHKGVMYAKVAVIDSHWATIGSSNFDPFSLLLSLEANIVIDDQPFAKTLTHSLETAIADRAYKVEPDIWKTKPVRQKIASWICYALARFMTGMAGVAPDNLVDENNREC encoded by the coding sequence ATGCCTATTTCCTGCCTGGTTAAAAAATTTCGATTAGCCCTCTTTGATGCGGCAAAAAGAGGCGTCCGGGTGATCCTGTTGTTGCAGGAAAGAATAGAACACCCATTGTTCAACTATGCGGCCAAAGCCTTGTACTGCAGCTTTTTGGAAGCCGGAGTTCAAATTTACGAATACCATAAAGGCGTCATGTACGCCAAAGTTGCTGTGATTGACTCCCATTGGGCCACAATTGGCTCCTCAAATTTTGATCCTTTCAGCCTGCTGCTGTCCCTTGAGGCCAATATCGTTATCGATGACCAACCCTTTGCCAAAACATTAACGCACAGCCTTGAGACTGCCATCGCTGACAGGGCGTACAAGGTAGAACCAGACATATGGAAAACCAAGCCTGTCCGGCAAAAGATCGCAAGCTGGATCTGCTATGCTTTGGCCCGATTTATGACGGGAATGGCCGGGGTTGCCCCGGACAACCTTGTTGACGAAAATAACCGGGAATGCTGA
- a CDS encoding DUF1207 domain-containing protein: MIILLCIATWLNMTVRMFAAALCFTILFSSFSAVAADRTSDEFLTGYVASILERDLNWKRDSYILEIVNGATTITVYKEDPVRQEAAGTQLRAIDGIHEVTIVVKPSNDAEPEAAGSFMAVTGQGKAYPVGDLFQSLIADPKQPQFFVSLRSFSSMDVRYTMASVGFGETFGMYRFYGIREGDGLQLSLEGALFAQFNLDSASSDLINADYTIGIPVTYRYGDNSFRFRLYHQSSHLGDELLLSANHPNRVNLSYESIELIYSREWHAWRVYGGGEYLVHKEPSELKPAIVHWGLEYRGDKPFLWSGRPIVGLDMKCTQENDWYVDTSIKAGLEFGHHSTGQRRLRLMAEWYTGYDPHGQFYNNKVDSIGLGVALGF; the protein is encoded by the coding sequence ATGATCATTCTGCTGTGTATCGCCACCTGGCTCAATATGACCGTCCGTATGTTCGCTGCCGCTTTGTGCTTTACGATCCTTTTTTCATCTTTCTCCGCAGTGGCTGCGGACAGGACCAGTGATGAATTTCTGACCGGTTATGTGGCTTCTATCCTTGAACGGGATCTTAATTGGAAAAGAGACAGCTATATTTTGGAGATTGTTAACGGTGCGACCACAATCACCGTGTATAAAGAGGATCCGGTGCGGCAGGAAGCCGCAGGGACGCAGCTGCGCGCCATCGATGGAATTCATGAGGTAACGATTGTGGTAAAGCCATCGAATGATGCCGAGCCGGAAGCAGCAGGCAGCTTTATGGCGGTTACCGGCCAGGGGAAAGCCTATCCGGTTGGCGACCTGTTCCAGTCACTGATTGCAGACCCGAAGCAACCGCAGTTCTTTGTCAGCCTCCGGAGCTTCAGCTCAATGGATGTGAGATATACCATGGCGTCGGTTGGTTTCGGAGAGACATTCGGTATGTACCGATTTTACGGTATCCGCGAGGGGGATGGGCTTCAATTGAGCCTGGAAGGTGCCTTGTTCGCCCAATTCAACCTGGACAGTGCCTCCTCCGATCTCATCAATGCGGACTACACCATCGGCATCCCCGTCACCTACCGGTATGGCGACAATTCGTTCCGTTTCCGGCTTTATCACCAGAGCTCGCATTTAGGGGATGAGTTGCTCCTGAGTGCCAATCATCCGAATCGAGTTAACCTCAGCTACGAATCCATTGAGCTAATCTATTCCCGGGAATGGCACGCATGGCGGGTGTACGGAGGTGGGGAGTATCTAGTTCACAAGGAACCAAGTGAACTGAAGCCGGCAATCGTCCACTGGGGGCTCGAGTATCGAGGTGACAAGCCTTTCTTATGGAGCGGAAGGCCCATTGTCGGACTGGATATGAAGTGCACCCAGGAAAATGACTGGTACGTCGATACCAGCATCAAGGCCGGCCTTGAATTCGGTCATCATAGCACGGGCCAGCGCCGCCTGCGGCTCATGGCTGAATGGTACACCGGATATGATCCGCACGGCCAGTTCTACAACAATAAGGTTGATTCCATCGGCCTGGGGGTCGCGCTGGGATTCTAA
- a CDS encoding IS3 family transposase — translation MITSEDKRSVLTLISEACQAGAGKSKAAQLLGLTVRTIQRWKKQGTTDHRKGSRAVPANKLSVEEQDNIVNVLKSQEYADFSPNQIVPKLADQGIYMGSESTMYRILRTLKMNEHRQASNPVHRHSPETFTACGPNQIWSWDITYLPSSVKGQFYYLYMVMDLYSRKAVACQVYESESGEFASDLIADACIREKISKKQIILHSDNGSPMKSATMLAKLQDLGVMPSFSRPSVSNDNPFSESLFRTMKYRPNYPEKPFENVIKARDWADNFVTWYNTVHFHSSLNFVTPDDRHRGKDVQILEDRHKVYMEARLKNPERWSKGTRAWKPITEVSLKKFKRLKPETAAGKRLA, via the coding sequence TTGATAACCTCTGAGGATAAACGGTCCGTGTTAACCTTGATATCTGAGGCCTGCCAAGCCGGCGCCGGTAAAAGTAAGGCGGCACAATTATTGGGATTAACAGTGCGAACGATTCAGCGCTGGAAAAAGCAGGGGACAACAGATCACCGTAAGGGTTCTCGTGCCGTTCCTGCCAATAAGTTGTCGGTTGAAGAGCAAGATAACATTGTCAATGTACTGAAATCTCAGGAATATGCAGATTTCAGCCCCAATCAAATCGTTCCAAAGCTTGCTGATCAGGGTATCTATATGGGATCTGAGTCTACAATGTATAGAATTTTGAGAACGCTGAAGATGAACGAGCACCGTCAGGCAAGCAATCCAGTGCATAGACATAGCCCGGAAACATTCACGGCATGTGGTCCTAATCAGATATGGTCCTGGGATATTACATATTTGCCTTCATCAGTGAAAGGTCAATTCTATTACCTTTATATGGTGATGGATCTATACAGCCGGAAAGCTGTCGCCTGCCAGGTTTATGAATCGGAGTCCGGAGAATTTGCCTCAGATTTGATAGCAGACGCCTGCATTCGTGAAAAGATATCAAAAAAACAGATTATTTTGCATTCTGATAACGGATCTCCAATGAAATCAGCAACTATGTTGGCCAAGCTGCAAGACTTAGGGGTCATGCCGTCCTTTAGCCGGCCCAGTGTCAGCAATGATAACCCTTTTTCAGAGTCATTGTTCAGAACAATGAAATACAGGCCGAATTATCCGGAAAAGCCATTTGAAAATGTAATTAAAGCAAGAGATTGGGCGGATAATTTTGTCACTTGGTATAATACTGTGCATTTCCATAGCAGTCTCAATTTTGTTACTCCTGATGACAGACACCGCGGAAAAGATGTTCAAATCCTTGAGGATCGACATAAAGTGTATATGGAAGCCCGGTTGAAGAATCCTGAAAGGTGGTCCAAGGGAACAAGAGCCTGGAAGCCAATTACAGAAGTAAGTTTGAAAAAATTCAAGCGGTTAAAGCCTGAAACCGCTGCTGGAAAAAGGCTTGCTTGA
- a CDS encoding transposase, with amino-acid sequence MGHSIQIKEAVLQKVLLGNKPHHEISQEFGVGRSTIGKWLRQYKESGNTALKSKAKRPKDWSSEQRISALIETGTMTSEECVAWCRKKGIFCHHLEQWRKDAVSGMSNTADKRQSEKEKQYKKEISSLRRDLSRKEKALAETAALLVLKKKAQAIWGEPEED; translated from the coding sequence ATGGGACATTCTATCCAAATCAAAGAGGCTGTGTTACAAAAGGTACTACTGGGCAACAAACCCCACCATGAGATATCGCAAGAATTCGGAGTTGGCCGATCAACAATCGGAAAATGGCTAAGACAATATAAAGAAAGCGGCAACACTGCATTGAAATCAAAAGCGAAACGCCCCAAAGACTGGTCTTCTGAGCAAAGAATTTCAGCACTTATAGAAACAGGAACTATGACTTCTGAAGAATGTGTTGCCTGGTGCCGTAAAAAAGGAATTTTTTGCCATCACTTGGAGCAATGGAGAAAAGATGCCGTTTCCGGTATGTCAAACACTGCAGATAAAAGGCAAAGTGAAAAGGAAAAACAATATAAAAAAGAAATATCCTCTTTAAGACGCGACCTTTCCCGTAAAGAAAAAGCACTTGCAGAAACAGCGGCCTTGCTGGTTCTTAAAAAAAAAGCCCAGGCGATCTGGGGGGAGCCAGAGGAAGATTGA
- a CDS encoding YtxH domain-containing protein has protein sequence MVILNDLANQVKKIRGFQTKTMRHARNRNIIIGASIGSALGLAAGILFAPKSGREIRQGISDRTCETVKNLKENVTVTRARMFDAASKKEAHLHDAGKKGGDSKNESTKKTGEDKGTETSK, from the coding sequence ATGGTAATTTTGAATGACCTGGCAAATCAGGTGAAAAAAATCAGAGGGTTTCAAACCAAGACCATGCGGCATGCCAGGAATAGAAATATAATAATCGGCGCCAGCATCGGATCTGCCTTGGGATTGGCCGCAGGGATTCTGTTCGCCCCGAAATCCGGCAGAGAAATCCGGCAGGGAATTTCTGATCGAACCTGCGAAACCGTTAAAAATCTTAAAGAAAATGTAACAGTAACCAGAGCCAGGATGTTTGATGCGGCTTCGAAAAAAGAGGCGCATTTGCATGACGCAGGTAAAAAAGGCGGGGATTCAAAAAATGAAAGCACAAAGAAAACCGGTGAGGACAAGGGGACAGAAACCTCAAAATAG
- a CDS encoding DUF3309 family protein, translated as MSLGTIFLIILVLALVGIIPTWPHSRSWGYGPSSGIGLVLIIVLVLLVLGKL; from the coding sequence ATGTCACTGGGCACAATCTTTCTCATCATTTTGGTATTGGCGCTTGTGGGAATAATCCCAACCTGGCCCCACAGCAGATCCTGGGGGTATGGTCCCAGCAGCGGCATTGGACTGGTGTTGATCATTGTTCTGGTGTTGCTCGTCCTGGGCAAACTGTAA
- a CDS encoding BON domain-containing protein, with the protein MKIRIYTLALLVSIIAWTVTYSSLFASETDDRIESSARQSYIFQTYFKDEDIKIHSQNGDVTLTGTASSDAYKSLARETVAGLPGVKGVDNQLAVKGEAVSGYSDAWLAAKVKSTLFFHRNVSAGNTEVSAKNGTITLVGDAESLAQKDLTTEYVLDIDGVKHVNNEMTVQGAAIWSKKKQAEEKMDEIVQVIDDASITAMVKMTLLYHRSTSAVATTVETKDGVVTLGGKAGNKAEKALATKLVRDVHGVKNVTNLMTIAG; encoded by the coding sequence ATGAAAATAAGAATTTATACCTTGGCATTGCTGGTCAGCATCATCGCTTGGACCGTCACCTATTCCAGTCTGTTCGCATCCGAGACCGATGACCGCATCGAATCATCGGCAAGGCAGTCTTATATATTCCAGACCTATTTTAAGGATGAAGATATTAAAATCCATTCCCAAAACGGTGATGTGACCCTCACAGGGACAGCATCCTCGGATGCATATAAATCGTTGGCCCGGGAAACGGTTGCGGGCCTGCCCGGGGTCAAAGGTGTGGATAACCAACTGGCAGTAAAGGGGGAGGCGGTTTCCGGCTATTCAGATGCCTGGCTTGCGGCCAAGGTCAAAAGTACCCTTTTTTTTCACCGGAATGTGAGCGCCGGGAATACAGAGGTATCTGCGAAAAACGGGACCATCACCCTGGTCGGAGATGCCGAAAGCCTTGCCCAAAAAGACCTGACCACCGAATACGTCCTGGATATTGACGGTGTCAAACATGTCAACAATGAGATGACGGTCCAGGGGGCGGCAATTTGGTCGAAAAAAAAACAAGCGGAAGAGAAAATGGATGAAATCGTCCAGGTCATAGATGATGCATCCATCACGGCCATGGTTAAAATGACCCTGCTGTACCATCGGTCAACCAGTGCTGTGGCTACCACAGTGGAGACAAAAGACGGCGTTGTCACCCTGGGAGGGAAAGCCGGAAACAAGGCAGAAAAAGCCCTGGCCACAAAACTGGTAAGGGATGTCCATGGGGTCAAAAACGTCACCAATCTGATGACAATCGCCGGGTAG
- a CDS encoding IS701 family transposase, whose protein sequence is MQDVSIRKRFGIESIGVSKQYCGNLGKVDNCQVGVFAAYASQTGYSLVDKRLFIPEKWFGDDFESRRKKCKLPAEAIFKTKPQLAVEMLNNLADEGILPFKYILADFFYGVSPEFIDAASNLVGTNYFVSVPGKTLCWLKSPITIEKEYKYKGEKSSKTVLIDTNRKPISLSTLAKNTNSYFWYRRKVSEGTKGPIVYEFTRRRVKLSGEGIPQREVWVVIRRSIGKNPEYSYYISNASSGMRWAIEQCFEETKSERGMDQYEARKFQGWHHHIITCMLGHFFLWHLKIRFGKKSSIYYAGPAEVLVSSPSTDKGE, encoded by the coding sequence CTGCAAGATGTATCCATTAGAAAACGTTTTGGTATAGAATCCATAGGCGTTTCAAAGCAATATTGCGGTAATCTTGGTAAGGTTGATAACTGCCAAGTCGGGGTGTTTGCCGCATACGCCTCTCAAACAGGATATTCTTTGGTTGATAAACGCCTTTTCATTCCGGAAAAATGGTTTGGCGATGACTTTGAATCGCGTAGAAAAAAGTGCAAGTTACCTGCTGAAGCTATATTTAAAACGAAGCCTCAATTAGCAGTGGAAATGTTAAACAATTTAGCCGATGAAGGTATCCTCCCGTTTAAATACATTTTGGCAGATTTTTTTTACGGAGTAAGTCCAGAATTCATTGACGCTGCAAGCAATTTGGTTGGCACTAACTATTTTGTATCAGTCCCGGGCAAGACGCTGTGCTGGCTGAAATCCCCGATAACTATAGAAAAAGAATATAAGTATAAAGGCGAAAAAAGCTCAAAAACCGTTCTCATTGACACGAACAGAAAGCCCATATCTTTGTCTACTCTTGCTAAAAACACGAATTCCTATTTTTGGTACCGACGAAAAGTGTCTGAGGGGACCAAAGGACCAATTGTTTATGAATTCACTCGCCGGCGTGTTAAACTTTCAGGCGAAGGAATTCCCCAACGAGAAGTATGGGTGGTCATACGCAGGTCCATCGGCAAAAATCCTGAGTACAGCTATTATATCAGCAATGCCTCAAGTGGCATGCGCTGGGCAATCGAGCAATGTTTTGAGGAAACAAAATCAGAGCGGGGTATGGATCAATATGAGGCTAGAAAATTTCAGGGCTGGCATCACCATATTATAACATGCATGCTTGGACATTTTTTCCTCTGGCACCTGAAAATCAGATTTGGGAAAAAAAGCTCTATCTATTACGCTGGCCCTGCTGAGGTTCTTGTTTCAAGCCCTTCTACCGATAAGGGAGAATGA
- the groES gene encoding co-chaperone GroES, translated as MNLRPLSDKIVVMRGPENTETKGGIIIPDTAKEKPVEGRVVAVGNGRMGDNGKLISMDVKPDDRILFSKYGGTDVKIDGTDYLILRQDDVLGIIE; from the coding sequence ATGAATTTAAGGCCATTAAGTGACAAAATCGTAGTTATGCGCGGGCCAGAGAATACAGAAACCAAAGGCGGAATTATTATCCCAGACACAGCAAAAGAAAAACCAGTGGAAGGAAGGGTTGTGGCCGTGGGAAACGGGCGAATGGGTGACAATGGAAAATTGATTTCAATGGATGTAAAACCTGATGACCGTATCCTTTTCAGTAAATATGGCGGAACCGATGTGAAAATCGATGGTACAGACTACCTTATCCTTCGGCAGGACGATGTTCTTGGGATAATTGAATAA
- the groL gene encoding chaperonin GroEL (60 kDa chaperone family; promotes refolding of misfolded polypeptides especially under stressful conditions; forms two stacked rings of heptamers to form a barrel-shaped 14mer; ends can be capped by GroES; misfolded proteins enter the barrel where they are refolded when GroES binds): protein MAKEIKYDANAREAMLKGVKTLADAVVVTLGPKGRNVVIEKSWGSPNVTKDGVTVAKEIEIKDNFENMGAQMVKEVASKTSDMAGDGTTTATVLARAIYENGQKLVVAGHNPMWIKRGIDKAVAKVVEALEAMARPIKNQNDIAQVGTISANNDETIGNIIAEAMDKVGKEGVITVEEAKSIDTTLEVVEGMQFDRGYLSPYFVTDTEKMNVSFDSPYVLICEKKVSSMKDLLPILEEISKTRKPLLIVAEDVEGEALATIVVNKLRGSLNVAAVKAPGFGDRRKNMLEDIAVLTGGELVSEDIGLKLENVTLQDLGQAKTITIDKDNTTIVDGAGSKEALEGRVKMLRAQVEETSSDYDREKLQERLAKLVGGVAVINVGAATETEMKEKKARVEDALNATRAAVEEGIVPGGGVALIRCIPDLETLTLEGEEKLGIDVIAKAIKEPLRKIANNAGVEGAVVVNKVKEGQGAFGYNARTNVYEDLISAGVMDPKKVVRFALQNAASVASVMLTTQAMIAEKPDKT from the coding sequence ATGGCCAAAGAAATTAAATATGATGCAAACGCCCGTGAGGCAATGCTTAAGGGTGTGAAGACACTTGCAGATGCAGTGGTGGTGACTCTGGGGCCTAAAGGCAGAAACGTGGTGATTGAAAAATCCTGGGGCTCACCCAATGTAACCAAGGACGGTGTAACCGTTGCAAAAGAGATTGAGATTAAGGACAATTTCGAAAATATGGGCGCTCAGATGGTAAAGGAAGTGGCCAGTAAGACCTCTGATATGGCCGGGGACGGTACAACCACGGCGACCGTTCTTGCCCGGGCGATTTATGAAAATGGTCAGAAACTGGTGGTTGCCGGTCATAACCCCATGTGGATTAAAAGGGGTATTGACAAAGCCGTTGCCAAGGTCGTTGAAGCGTTAGAAGCAATGGCAAGACCCATCAAAAACCAGAATGATATCGCCCAGGTTGGCACCATCTCGGCCAACAACGATGAGACCATCGGCAATATTATTGCCGAAGCCATGGATAAAGTCGGAAAGGAAGGCGTTATTACGGTTGAAGAGGCCAAGTCAATAGATACGACCCTTGAGGTGGTGGAAGGCATGCAGTTTGATCGGGGATACCTTTCTCCCTACTTTGTAACCGATACTGAAAAAATGAATGTTTCATTTGATAGCCCCTATGTGTTGATTTGCGAAAAAAAGGTCTCTTCCATGAAAGACCTTCTTCCGATTCTTGAAGAAATTTCCAAAACGCGAAAACCACTTTTGATCGTAGCTGAAGATGTTGAAGGCGAAGCCCTCGCAACCATAGTTGTCAACAAACTTCGTGGCTCTTTAAATGTTGCGGCAGTCAAGGCGCCAGGGTTTGGTGACAGAAGAAAAAACATGCTGGAAGATATTGCCGTTTTAACTGGCGGAGAGCTTGTTTCCGAAGATATCGGACTCAAACTTGAAAATGTAACGCTGCAGGATCTGGGTCAGGCAAAAACCATTACCATTGATAAAGACAACACCACAATCGTTGATGGTGCAGGTTCCAAAGAAGCCCTTGAGGGGCGGGTCAAAATGCTTCGGGCACAGGTTGAAGAAACGAGTTCTGACTATGATAGGGAAAAGCTTCAGGAACGGTTGGCAAAACTCGTTGGCGGCGTTGCCGTCATTAATGTCGGTGCTGCCACTGAAACTGAAATGAAGGAAAAGAAAGCCCGGGTGGAAGACGCCCTTAACGCAACCCGGGCGGCGGTGGAAGAGGGCATCGTTCCCGGCGGCGGTGTCGCCCTTATCAGGTGTATTCCTGACCTTGAAACCCTTACCCTTGAGGGTGAGGAAAAGTTGGGTATTGATGTGATTGCCAAAGCCATTAAAGAACCACTGCGTAAAATTGCCAATAATGCCGGAGTTGAAGGTGCTGTCGTTGTCAATAAAGTAAAGGAGGGTCAAGGCGCTTTTGGCTACAATGCGCGGACAAACGTTTATGAAGATTTGATTTCAGCCGGTGTTATGGATCCGAAAAAGGTGGTCCGTTTTGCCCTCCAGAATGCGGCCAGTGTCGCATCTGTCATGCTGACCACACAGGCCATGATTGCTGAAAAACCGGATAAAACATAA
- a CDS encoding glycosyltransferase family 4 protein encodes MRTSTQYVEGIKSIAVIGNYLPRQCGIATFTRDLVEGLSARVPDTFTWAVAMNDRIQGYDYPEKVRFEINQNKLADYHIAAQFLDISQTDIVCLQHEFGIFGGPAGSHLLKLLSDLHMPLVTTLHTVLIDPSDEYRTVMIKLGELSDKLVVMSHKAKSFLHDIYGITEEKIAFIHHGIPDMPFIDSSFHKDKFRVEGKKVLLTFGLLSPNKGIETVLQALPAVIEKFPDVVYIILGATHPHVLKTKGEAYRIMLQQIAHNLNISDHVIFQNNFVALRELCDFLGIADIYITPYLEEAQITSGTLVYAMGTGKAVISTPYWYATEMLAEGRGKIVPFNQPNAMAEQINELLQNDTQRHTMRKKAYTFTREAIWKEVSQKYLDVFNEVRQDRVRHPRPRHSYVGNIKAITSFDLPEIKLDHLKAMTDDTGMLQHADHTIPNRSHGYCTDDNARAMLVAAMGQKHLPTNGLGLDALTGHYLGFLLFAYNKKTGRFRNLFIKKPDGFAIL; translated from the coding sequence ATGCGAACGAGCACACAATACGTTGAAGGGATCAAATCCATTGCTGTCATCGGCAACTATCTGCCCCGGCAATGCGGTATTGCGACCTTTACAAGGGATCTGGTTGAAGGGCTGTCTGCCAGGGTACCGGATACATTTACCTGGGCAGTTGCCATGAATGATCGTATTCAAGGATATGATTATCCTGAAAAAGTGCGTTTTGAAATCAATCAAAACAAATTGGCCGACTATCATATCGCCGCCCAGTTTTTGGATATCAGCCAAACCGATATTGTCTGCCTTCAGCATGAGTTCGGAATTTTCGGAGGGCCTGCCGGTAGCCATCTGCTCAAACTGCTGTCAGATCTGCATATGCCCTTAGTGACAACACTACACACCGTTTTAATAGATCCTTCTGATGAATATCGGACCGTCATGATTAAGCTTGGAGAATTATCCGACAAACTGGTGGTGATGAGTCACAAAGCAAAATCCTTTCTTCATGATATCTACGGTATTACTGAAGAAAAGATTGCTTTTATTCACCACGGTATTCCGGACATGCCCTTTATCGACTCCAGTTTTCATAAGGATAAATTCAGGGTGGAAGGCAAAAAGGTGTTGCTAACCTTTGGTCTGCTCTCCCCGAACAAGGGAATTGAAACCGTGCTGCAGGCCCTTCCGGCTGTTATCGAAAAATTCCCGGACGTTGTGTATATCATCCTGGGCGCCACCCATCCCCATGTATTGAAAACCAAAGGGGAAGCCTACCGGATCATGCTCCAGCAAATCGCTCACAATCTGAACATCAGTGACCATGTGATATTTCAGAATAATTTTGTCGCCTTACGGGAGCTGTGTGACTTCCTCGGCATTGCAGATATATACATCACGCCTTACCTTGAAGAAGCCCAGATTACCTCAGGAACCCTTGTTTATGCCATGGGGACCGGAAAGGCCGTTATCTCTACCCCTTACTGGTATGCCACTGAAATGCTGGCCGAGGGGCGGGGGAAAATCGTACCGTTCAACCAACCAAATGCAATGGCAGAACAAATCAATGAGCTGTTGCAGAACGATACCCAGCGGCATACCATGCGCAAAAAGGCATATACCTTCACCCGTGAAGCCATCTGGAAAGAAGTTTCTCAAAAATATCTTGACGTCTTCAACGAAGTCCGTCAAGACCGCGTCCGGCATCCCCGGCCCCGGCATTCCTATGTTGGAAATATCAAAGCCATCACCAGTTTCGATCTGCCGGAGATAAAATTGGATCACTTAAAAGCTATGACCGACGACACCGGTATGCTGCAGCATGCCGATCATACCATCCCCAACAGATCTCACGGATACTGCACCGATGATAATGCCAGAGCGATGCTGGTGGCGGCCATGGGGCAAAAACACCTGCCGACAAACGGACTTGGCCTGGATGCCTTGACCGGTCATTACCTGGGATTCCTGTTATTTGCATATAATAAAAAAACCGGACGGTTTCGCAATTTATTTATAAAAAAACCGGACGGTTTCGCAATTTTATGA